The DNA segment TTCAGCATGAAGTGATAAAAGTACTCATCAATTAATCTATCTCCGGACTTAGCGTTATGACGGTCTGGATGAGCGATTTGGCGTCGTAATCTCAAGACTTCTTTCTCAAATTGTTCTGCAGAGCGCTTGGCTTGCTTATATAGAGAGTTCCATCGGCCATGAAGCTTGGGACGATGGTTTAGACAGTAATTCGTACTCAGATCTGGTCGCTTTTTCTTTCCGTCTTTTTCATCATTGTCACGATCATTGTTTTCTCTCTCAATATATCCGTGTTTCGTCCATGTATGCATGAACTGTGAAAACTCTGTTGGGCTTCCACACAAGGCACACAGTCGTGTTTTTTTATCCGACTTTAAACTGATATCAGGCGCTAGTTTTGATCTATTAGGTTTCTTTCCTTCACAAATCATAAACAATGATTTGAGCATATCCTGAGTCGATATGAATAGTATGTCTTGCTCTGTGTGGGAGCTCTTATCAACAAAGTCGCGTAAATAAAAGTGAATTTGGTCGGCCGTATAACGAAAACCTCTCAACTTGATGAGAGCACTATAGTTACACTTTTCTCTTGAGATAGGGCAATAGGACAAATACTGGTTTGGAAGGCTACTCAAGTATTCCGATACCACGGGATCAATCACCTGTTTAATCAAGTTTATGATGCTGTGGCTTTTAGACTCTTCCGAGTATGAATGCCATTTCTCCCTAAAAATGCGAATGGCATTTGCCACAGAGTTGTCAGAATTCTCCCATACAGGAATATAAAACGGACCTAGTCGTTCTGACGCATCCATCTCAGTTTCAAATATTTTCATATCCAACTTTTTTGTCCAATGATTAGCCTAATCTACAGGCAGCTCCTGGCATTATCAACCCAAGAATGTTGAAAAGGAGAAGGTTATGAATCCATCAATGACAAACAAAACGCTGATAAATCGCAAAACCTTACTCAGCATGATCCCTTTGTCTGATCGAACCATCTATAACCTGGAACAGCGCGGTGAGTTTCCTCGTCGTATTGTTCTGACCAGCCGAAGTGTTGCTTGGGACCTGGCTGAAGTGGAGAACTGGATAGAAGAAAAGCGCAGGTCTGCGTTAAAAGCCGCAAGACCTGGTTTTATTTGGTAAGTCTGAGTTCACATGACGCTTAAAGATGTAACGGATGTTCAGGCTAGGGGAACTATTCGGCAAAAAAGTGCCTCGGGTGCCAGCGGTAAACTAGAGCTAAGCACGAAATATATAGACAACATCATAGCAATCCAGGAGTGCAGTGCTCAGGAGGCTAATGAACTCGGTTTTATTGCTCGGCTTCTGATTCAAGCAACCATACCGCACAGTAAGCCAGAATCGAATGAGTGGAGTCGGAAGAATGGTAATTTCACAATGCACATGATGGCCCCCTCATCTGTAGGTTTGCCTTACGGTTGCTATGCACGTTTGCTTCTGGTTTGGATGACCACTCAAGCAGTAAGAAACAAGTCCAGATTGGATAAGGGTTATATCGGTGAGACAGAGGCGCGTAGGCTTGAATTAGGGAATTCTCAGAGAAGCTTTATGGCCGAACTAGGGTTATCGGGAACTGGGGGGAAAGATGGTTCTATTCCGCGTTTGCGTGAGCAGATGAGCAAACTTTTTAAAACCACCATTAGCGTTATGTTTACGGAACATAATGAAGGTGATGAATATATTTCTGAGGATGAGATTGGTGCCAGAGTAGCGGATGTTTCACATATATGGTGGAGCACAAAGCATCCAGATCAAAATTCATTATGGGGCTCTTGGGTAGATCTGTCGCCAAAGTTTTTTCAACTGATAACAGATAAACCAGTTCCTCTAGATATGAGGGTATTACGGTTGATTAAGCGTTCTCCTATGGCTCTCGATATATATTGCTGGGCAACATACCGAGTCAGCTATTTAAAACGTTCAACAGTCATTCCCTGGGAAGGACTAATGGACCAAATAGGAGCCAATTACCCTAATACTCCTCAGGGACATCGAGATTTCAGAAAACGGTTTCTCGATGGGCTTAAAAAGGTTCAGTATGCATGGCCAGAGCTAGATGCTACTTCAACCGAAAAAGGATTGCTTTTGAAACCAAGTGCTCCACAAGTACCTCGACGGACAAAGCGATAGAGTGAACGGTATGAAACAGTATGTACGCACCATTCTAGATGTTATTAAGCCTGGGTATTTAGAAAGTTATCCACGCATGTTCTGTCCCGCTTTAAAGGGGGTATTTTGCGCATGTTCTGTCCCGGCTTACGCATGTTTTGTCCCGGAGTGCGCATGTTCTGTCCCGCAAAGTGCCAAAAAGTTTTTTAATAACAGGTGGTTGTAGAACTCCCTATAGTACTTTCCTGTAGGTATACCTATATAAAAATTAACCTGTAGTTAAGCAAACAAATATTGTGGATAAGATTTATAAAAATAAACTGCTTAAAACTGTCAATGAAATCATTTTTTGGGAAGTTATGTATTTTCAACTACATGAAAATAAAGTGTTTTTTATTCTTTTTTTCTTGGCGTCTAAACATTCATTGACACTTGAGGGGCAGTTAAACACGAAGGCTTTGAATTTAGCCTAGAGCGGAAAGTGTTAGGAAAGCTGTGTTTTTCTGTGTCGTGATATTGGAGTAAAGCCAACACGCATAAATCGCTGTAGACCGCTATTTTAGCGCTATTGAATCATTATAAGTGCGCTGTCATATCGCTATAAGTATCGGAC comes from the Vibrio gangliei genome and includes:
- a CDS encoding transcriptional regulator is translated as MKIFETEMDASERLGPFYIPVWENSDNSVANAIRIFREKWHSYSEESKSHSIINLIKQVIDPVVSEYLSSLPNQYLSYCPISREKCNYSALIKLRGFRYTADQIHFYLRDFVDKSSHTEQDILFISTQDMLKSLFMICEGKKPNRSKLAPDISLKSDKKTRLCALCGSPTEFSQFMHTWTKHGYIERENNDRDNDEKDGKKKRPDLSTNYCLNHRPKLHGRWNSLYKQAKRSAEQFEKEVLRLRRQIAHPDRHNAKSGDRLIDEYFYHFMLNSSLAPTNVPELRNLARKMVDSRITDNKKRMLVLRKQNKSNEDIGILLGEITGKLLSNQAVYKALGTIRDEFKL
- a CDS encoding helix-turn-helix transcriptional regulator, encoding MNPSMTNKTLINRKTLLSMIPLSDRTIYNLEQRGEFPRRIVLTSRSVAWDLAEVENWIEEKRRSALKAARPGFIW
- a CDS encoding replication protein RepA yields the protein MTLKDVTDVQARGTIRQKSASGASGKLELSTKYIDNIIAIQECSAQEANELGFIARLLIQATIPHSKPESNEWSRKNGNFTMHMMAPSSVGLPYGCYARLLLVWMTTQAVRNKSRLDKGYIGETEARRLELGNSQRSFMAELGLSGTGGKDGSIPRLREQMSKLFKTTISVMFTEHNEGDEYISEDEIGARVADVSHIWWSTKHPDQNSLWGSWVDLSPKFFQLITDKPVPLDMRVLRLIKRSPMALDIYCWATYRVSYLKRSTVIPWEGLMDQIGANYPNTPQGHRDFRKRFLDGLKKVQYAWPELDATSTEKGLLLKPSAPQVPRRTKR